In one Salipiger abyssi genomic region, the following are encoded:
- a CDS encoding M16 family metallopeptidase, translated as MKTLAAACAALALAALPALAEDQEPVTTFTLDNGMDVVVIEDHRAPVVVQMVWYRAGSADETPGRSGVAHFLEHLLFKGTDTLAPGEFSQVVAKNGGTDNAFTSYDQTAYFQRIAADRLGLMMEMEADRMVNLRLDEEDILTERDVIIEERNMRVENDPAALMREQLGAALYLNHRYGVPIIGWRDEMETLDLDAAYDFYHRFYAPNNAILIVAGDVRPDEVQALAEEHYGPLPANPEVGAPRARPQEPRQLAERRLTFRDPRVAQPYVMRRYLAPERDPGDQREAAALTLLSEILGGGQTSVLNRDLQFDSKSALYTGAFYDGTSYDDSSFGLVAVPAPGVTLPQLEAELDETLASFIDEGVDPDQLERIKFQLRADRIYERDSVQSLARRYGSALTSGLTVEDVQAWPDILQSITGEEIVAAARKVFDRKQSVTGYLMPEETQDAPKEVTQ; from the coding sequence ATGAAGACACTCGCCGCGGCCTGCGCCGCCCTGGCTCTCGCAGCGCTCCCCGCACTGGCCGAGGACCAAGAGCCGGTCACCACCTTCACGCTCGACAACGGCATGGATGTGGTGGTGATCGAGGATCATCGCGCCCCCGTCGTCGTCCAGATGGTCTGGTATCGCGCCGGATCGGCGGACGAGACGCCCGGACGGTCCGGCGTTGCGCATTTCCTCGAACACCTGCTTTTCAAGGGCACCGATACGCTGGCGCCCGGCGAGTTCTCCCAGGTCGTGGCCAAGAATGGCGGCACCGACAACGCCTTCACCTCCTACGACCAGACCGCTTATTTCCAGCGCATCGCCGCCGACCGGCTCGGGCTGATGATGGAGATGGAGGCCGACCGCATGGTCAATCTGCGGCTCGACGAGGAGGACATCCTCACCGAGCGCGATGTGATCATCGAAGAGCGCAACATGCGGGTGGAAAACGACCCCGCCGCGCTGATGCGCGAGCAGCTCGGCGCCGCGCTCTATCTCAACCACCGCTACGGCGTGCCGATCATCGGCTGGCGCGACGAGATGGAGACGCTCGATCTCGACGCCGCGTATGATTTCTATCACCGCTTCTACGCCCCCAACAACGCCATCCTGATCGTCGCGGGCGACGTGCGCCCCGACGAGGTGCAGGCGCTGGCCGAGGAGCATTACGGCCCTCTGCCCGCCAACCCCGAGGTCGGCGCACCGCGCGCCCGCCCGCAGGAGCCGCGCCAGCTCGCCGAGCGCCGGCTGACCTTCCGCGATCCGCGCGTGGCCCAGCCCTATGTGATGCGCCGCTATCTCGCGCCCGAGCGCGATCCGGGCGACCAGCGCGAGGCGGCGGCGCTGACGCTGCTGAGCGAGATCCTCGGTGGCGGCCAGACCTCGGTGCTGAACCGCGACCTGCAATTCGACAGCAAGTCCGCGCTCTATACCGGCGCCTTCTACGACGGCACCTCCTATGACGATTCGAGCTTTGGCCTCGTCGCCGTGCCAGCCCCCGGCGTGACCCTGCCCCAGCTCGAAGCCGAGCTCGACGAGACGCTTGCCAGCTTCATCGACGAGGGCGTCGACCCGGATCAGCTGGAGCGCATCAAGTTCCAGCTCCGCGCCGACCGGATCTACGAGCGCGACAGCGTGCAGTCGCTGGCGCGGCGTTACGGCAGCGCGCTGACCTCCGGGCTGACGGTGGAGGACGTGCAGGCCTGGCCCGACATCCTGCAATCGATCACCGGCGAGGAGATCGTGGCGGCAGCCCGCAAGGTCTTTGACCGCAAGCAATCGGTCACCGGCTATCTGATGCCCGAAGAAACGCAGGACGCCCCCAAGGAGGTGACCCAATGA
- a CDS encoding M16 family metallopeptidase: MKPVFAFVASLFLAGPALAAADIQTVETPMGFTAWLVEEPSIPFTSLEIRFEGGTSLDAPGKRGATNLMVGLLEEGAGEYDARGFAEARDALAASFRYDSGPDTVSVSAKFLTENRDEAVALLRESLIDPRFGEDAVERVRAQVLSGIRSDLKDPDAIANAEFDRLVFGDHPYGSQPEGTVESVTALTRDDLVAAHRAALARDRVYIAAAGDISPEQLSALIDRLLGDLPATGAPLPEDVDVATTAGTTVVPFDTPQSVALFGHEGLKRDDPDFFAAYVMNTILGGGGFEARLMTEVREKRGLTYGVYSYLLPMDHAELYLGRVASANDRIGEAISVIRDEWARMASEGVSDAELAQAKTYLTGAYPLRFDGNGPIARILVGMQMDGLTPDYVTTRNDHIEAVTAEDIARVAARLLQPDALRFVVVGQPEGLEDAPG, translated from the coding sequence ATGAAACCGGTTTTCGCCTTCGTCGCCAGCCTGTTCCTCGCAGGCCCCGCCCTCGCCGCAGCCGATATCCAGACGGTCGAGACGCCGATGGGCTTCACCGCCTGGCTGGTCGAGGAGCCCTCGATCCCCTTCACCTCGCTGGAAATCCGCTTCGAGGGCGGCACCTCGCTCGACGCACCCGGCAAGCGCGGCGCCACCAACCTGATGGTCGGCCTGCTTGAGGAAGGCGCCGGCGAGTACGACGCACGCGGCTTTGCCGAGGCGCGCGACGCGCTCGCCGCCAGCTTCCGCTACGATTCCGGGCCCGACACCGTGTCGGTCTCGGCCAAGTTCCTGACCGAGAACCGCGACGAGGCGGTGGCGCTGCTGCGCGAAAGCCTCATAGATCCGCGCTTTGGCGAGGATGCGGTCGAGCGAGTGCGCGCGCAGGTGCTCTCGGGCATCCGCAGCGACCTCAAGGATCCCGACGCCATCGCCAATGCCGAGTTCGACCGCCTGGTCTTTGGCGATCACCCCTACGGCTCGCAGCCCGAGGGCACGGTGGAAAGCGTCACCGCGCTCACCCGCGACGATCTGGTCGCGGCCCATCGGGCGGCGCTGGCCCGCGACCGGGTCTATATCGCCGCGGCGGGCGACATCTCTCCCGAGCAACTCTCGGCGCTGATCGACCGGCTGCTCGGCGATCTGCCCGCCACCGGCGCGCCGCTGCCCGAGGATGTTGACGTCGCCACCACGGCCGGCACCACGGTCGTGCCCTTCGACACGCCGCAATCGGTGGCGCTCTTCGGCCATGAGGGGCTGAAGCGCGACGATCCGGATTTCTTCGCCGCCTATGTGATGAACACGATCCTCGGCGGCGGCGGTTTCGAGGCGCGGCTGATGACCGAGGTGCGCGAAAAGCGCGGCCTGACCTACGGGGTCTATTCCTATCTGCTGCCGATGGACCATGCCGAGCTCTATCTGGGCCGGGTCGCCTCGGCCAATGACCGCATCGGCGAGGCGATCTCGGTGATCCGCGACGAATGGGCCAGGATGGCGAGCGAGGGCGTCAGCGATGCCGAGCTGGCGCAGGCCAAGACCTATCTCACCGGCGCCTATCCGCTGCGCTTCGACGGCAACGGCCCCATCGCGCGCATCCTCGTGGGCATGCAGATGGACGGGCTGACGCCGGACTATGTCACCACCCGCAACGATCATATCGAAGCGGTGACAGCGGAGGATATCGCGCGCGTGGCCGCCCGGCTCCTGCAACCGGATGCGCTGCGCTTCGTCGTGGTCGGTCAGCCCGAGGGGCTGGAGGACGCGCCGGGCTAA
- a CDS encoding DNA helicase, which produces MHLSAPIYRLKRNARDLARQQGIPLHRALDRVASEQGYQSWSHLASQASQARPAAAVLSRLVPGDLILIGARPGQGKTLLGLELAARAGALGRTGFFFTLDYHERDVRQRLSELGLPPSADAGAVQVDTSDDISADHVIRRLASAGTPALAVIDYLQLLDQKRSTPDLATQIGALRRHVKETGAICAIISQIDRSFDLSPRKMPGRSDIRLPNPLDLAAFDRICFLNEGRLRMEAAQA; this is translated from the coding sequence ATGCATCTCTCCGCCCCCATCTACAGGCTGAAACGCAACGCCAGAGATCTCGCCCGCCAGCAGGGCATTCCCCTGCACCGGGCACTGGATCGCGTTGCCAGCGAACAAGGCTACCAGAGCTGGAGCCATCTCGCCTCGCAGGCATCGCAGGCGCGCCCGGCGGCAGCCGTCCTGTCGCGGCTCGTTCCCGGCGACCTGATCCTGATCGGCGCACGGCCCGGACAGGGCAAGACCCTGCTCGGTCTGGAGCTCGCGGCGCGCGCCGGCGCGCTCGGCAGAACCGGGTTTTTCTTCACGCTCGATTACCACGAACGCGACGTCCGCCAGCGGCTTTCAGAGCTCGGACTGCCCCCCTCCGCCGATGCAGGGGCGGTGCAGGTGGATACGTCAGACGACATATCGGCGGATCACGTCATTCGCCGTCTCGCGAGCGCAGGCACCCCTGCCCTTGCCGTGATCGACTATCTGCAACTGCTCGACCAGAAACGCAGCACTCCCGATCTCGCAACCCAGATCGGCGCGCTGCGGCGCCATGTGAAAGAGACCGGGGCCATCTGCGCCATCATCTCGCAGATCGACCGCAGCTTCGATCTGAGCCCGCGAAAAATGCCCGGGCGCTCGGATATCCGCCTGCCCAATCCGCTCGACCTCGCCGCCTTCGACCGGATCTGTTTCCTCAACGAGGGCCGGCTCCGCATGGAGGCCGCACAGGCCTGA
- the purH gene encoding bifunctional phosphoribosylaminoimidazolecarboxamide formyltransferase/IMP cyclohydrolase has product MPDLHKVARALISVSDKTGLIELGEALAARGIEILSTGGSAKALREAGVAVRDVAEVTEFPEMMDGRVKTLHPRIHGGLLALRDNAEHRGAMKGHGIPEIDLLVVNLYPFEETVAKGADYETCIENIDIGGPAMIRAAAKNHGFVNVVVDVADYAPLLAELDANDGATSYAFRQQLALTAYARTAAYDSAVSAWMAGALDEAAPRRRAFAGELAQTLRYGENPHQSASFYRDGSGRPGVANAVQQQGKELSYNNINDTDAAFELVSEFLPGDGPAVAIIKHANPSGVARGATLKDAYQKAFDCDRTSAFGGIVALNGKLDAETAEAITEIFTEVVIAPGADDAAKEIFAKKKNLRLLTTSGVANPGVPGLTYRQVAGGFLVQDKDTGMIGLDDLKVVTKRQPTEAELRDLLFAWKVAKHVKSNAIVYVKDGATVGVGAGQMSRLDSALIAAKKAERMAEAMGLPEPLTKGSAVASDAFFPFADGLLEAAAAGASTVIQPGGSMRDDEVIAAADEAGLAMVFTGMRHFRH; this is encoded by the coding sequence ATGCCTGACCTGCACAAAGTCGCCCGCGCACTGATTTCCGTATCCGACAAGACCGGCCTGATCGAGCTGGGCGAGGCCCTCGCGGCGCGGGGGATCGAGATTCTCTCCACCGGCGGCTCGGCGAAGGCGCTGCGCGAGGCGGGCGTCGCGGTGCGCGACGTGGCCGAGGTCACCGAGTTTCCCGAGATGATGGACGGGCGGGTCAAGACGCTGCATCCGCGCATTCATGGCGGGCTGCTGGCGCTGCGCGACAATGCCGAACACCGGGGCGCGATGAAAGGCCATGGCATTCCCGAGATCGACCTGCTGGTGGTCAATCTCTACCCGTTCGAGGAGACGGTGGCCAAGGGCGCCGATTACGAGACCTGCATCGAGAATATCGACATCGGCGGCCCGGCGATGATCCGCGCCGCCGCCAAGAACCACGGTTTCGTCAATGTGGTGGTGGATGTGGCCGATTACGCCCCGCTGCTGGCGGAACTCGATGCCAATGACGGCGCGACGAGCTATGCGTTCCGCCAGCAACTGGCGCTGACCGCCTATGCCCGCACCGCCGCCTATGACAGCGCCGTCTCGGCCTGGATGGCGGGCGCGCTGGACGAGGCGGCGCCGCGCCGCCGGGCCTTTGCCGGCGAACTGGCCCAGACCCTGCGCTATGGCGAGAACCCGCATCAGAGCGCCAGCTTCTACCGCGACGGCTCCGGTCGCCCGGGCGTGGCGAACGCGGTGCAGCAACAGGGCAAGGAGCTCAGCTACAACAATATCAACGACACCGATGCCGCCTTTGAGCTGGTGTCGGAATTCCTGCCCGGGGACGGGCCGGCGGTGGCGATCATCAAGCACGCCAACCCCTCGGGCGTGGCGAGGGGCGCGACGCTGAAGGACGCCTATCAGAAGGCGTTCGACTGCGACCGCACCTCGGCCTTCGGCGGCATCGTGGCGCTGAACGGCAAGCTGGATGCGGAGACCGCCGAGGCGATCACCGAGATCTTTACCGAGGTGGTCATCGCCCCCGGCGCCGACGACGCGGCCAAGGAGATCTTTGCCAAGAAGAAGAACCTGCGCCTGCTGACCACCAGCGGCGTTGCCAATCCCGGCGTGCCGGGGCTGACCTATCGTCAGGTGGCGGGCGGCTTTCTGGTGCAGGACAAGGACACCGGGATGATCGGCCTCGACGATCTGAAGGTGGTGACCAAGCGCCAGCCCACCGAGGCCGAGCTGCGCGACCTGCTCTTTGCCTGGAAAGTGGCCAAGCACGTCAAGTCGAACGCCATCGTCTATGTCAAGGACGGCGCCACCGTGGGTGTCGGCGCGGGCCAGATGAGCCGGCTCGATTCGGCGCTGATCGCCGCCAAGAAGGCCGAGCGCATGGCCGAGGCGATGGGCCTGCCGGAGCCGCTGACCAAGGGCTCGGCGGTGGCTTCGGACGCGTTCTTCCCCTTTGCCGACGGGCTGCTGGAAGCGGCGGCGGCGGGGGCCAGCACGGTGATCCAGCCGGGCGGCTCGATGCGCGACGACGAGGTGATCGCGGCGGCCGACGAGGCGGGGCTGGCGATGGTGTTCACCGGGATGCGGCATTTCCGGCACTGA